Part of the Silvimonas iriomotensis genome, CAGATGGTGGACAGACCGTTGTCCCACTTGTCCTTGCCATCAAACGAAATCATCAGATCGCTTTCAACACCGTAGCGAGCGGTATCGCCATTGCCGCCGGTCGTTGCGTTGTTGGTACGAGCGATCAAATCCATTTCGGCGTAACCGCTGATGGTTACATCCGCAAATGCCACCGGGGCAGCAACAGCAGCAGTAACCGCAGCAGCAATCAGAGCACGCTTAAACATTTATAGGTCTCCTAGTTTGGAAGTTGGTTTTTCACCAGCTTGAGTAACAGCGAGGCACCGGCACGAACGATGACGTGAACCTTGCTTCGGGGAAAGCATAAGTGAATTTATTTATGCGACGCAAACCGTATCCGCCCGCATTCTAGGAATTGTCTTATAAGTACAACAATTGAGCTGGCACGCCAGGCATGCATACCAGTCAGGCCCAATACCACCCCTTTTGCATTCCTTGACGAAAGACAAACAAAGCATTGATAAGAAAAGAATTATCTATAGATTTATGACATTCGGAAGCGGCGTCCATGCAGACCACTTGAGCCCCCTTCAATGCTTACAGCACCTTTTCAGACCATTAAAACCATGTTGTTGTCATGCCACAAGCACCCCCACCAAAGCCGGGCAGACACCGATACATACCGGCGACAGGCCGTACTCCAGGGACTGCCTCAAGACGGAGGCGTATCCGGCTGAGATACCGTAGGTGCAATCAAGGAAAGGCTAAGGGAGAGGCAGAAACCGCTGCCAGAGCGCGCGCTGGCAAGGTGGGCCAGGGGCGATGCCGCCCCGGGATCATGGCGAGGGAGAGGTGCTTTATATATATATCCACCCGCCCGCTGTGCGACGGATACAAAAACAAAAAGGCGACCTTCCGGTCGCCTTTTTGATCATGCCATAACGCTGCCAGATTACTTGGCGGAGATATGGGCAATCAGGTCCAGCACTTTGTGGGAGTAGCCGGTTTCGTTGTCGTACCAGGCTACCAGCTTCACGAAGTTGTCGTTCAGCGAAATACCTGCCTTGGCATCGAACACGGAGGTGCAGGTTTCGCCGTTGAAGTCGGTGGAGACCACGTCGTCTTCGGTGTAGCCCACAACGCCCTTCAGTTCGCCAATAGCGGCAGCCTTCATGACGGCGCAGATTTCCTTGTAGGTTGCCGGCTTGGCCAGACGTGCAGTCAGGTCAACCACGGACACGTTCGGCGTCGGAACGCGGAACGACATACCGGTGATCTTGCCATTCAGTTCCGGAATCACCTTGCCCACGGCCTTGGCAGCGCCGGTGGACGACGGGATGATGTTCTGCGAAGCACCGCGGCCGCCGCGCCAGTCTTTGTGGGACGGGCCATCCACAGTCTTCTGGGTTGCCGTCGTGGCGTGCACGGTGGTCATCAGGGCTTCAACGATACCGAAGTTGTCGTTGATCACCTTGGCCAGCGGAGCCAGACAGTTGGTGGTGCAAGATGCGTTGGAAACGATCTCTTGACCCGCGTAGGACTTGTGGTTCACGCCCATCACGAACATCGGGGTGTCATCTTTGGACGGGCCGGTCATCACGACCTTTTTGGCACCAGCCTGGATGTGCTTGCGAGCGGTTTCGTCGGTCAGGAACAGGCCGGTTGCTTCAGCAACGACTTCAACACCGACTTCATTCCACTTCAGGTTTGCCGGATCTTTTTCGGCGGTCACGCGGATGGTTTTGCCATTGACGACCAGGTGGCCATCCTTGACTTCCACGGTGCCATTGAAGCGGCCGTGGGTGGAATCGTACTTCAGCATGTAAGCCATGTACTCGGCATCCAGCAGATCGTTGATTGCCACGATCTCGATGTCGGAACGTTCCTGTGCTGCACGGAAAGCGATGCGCCCGATACGGCCAAAGCCGTTGATACCTACTTTGATAGTCATATATTCCACCAACTATTTGATTTGTTAATAAAACAAACAGGTTGGGCACCAGTCCGAACCGGTTTGCCCAACCTGCCCTGCCAGGAATTCTTGCGTCATATGTATAGGCCATGACCGTAAATACAACCGCAGGTTGCATAGACAGCCACAATTACCGGCTCAATATAGTCGCAAGTGTATGACAGTTACACGCAGACGGCACAACGCCGGATCAAGGACCCGGCACGGTGCCGCTCATTGCCCTGAATGGCTTACTTGCGAAACGCAGCGGCTTCGCGTGCCAGCGCGGTGATCGCATCCCAGTCGCCAGCGGCCACTTTGTCTTTCGGGGCCAGCCAGGAGCCGCCCACGCAGCCCACATTAGGCAGGGCCAGCAGCTTGGGTGCGCTTTCCGGCGTCACGCCGCCAGTAGGACAGAACAGGGCTTGCGGCAGCGGGCTGCCCAGCGCCTTGAGCATGCCGTAAGAGCCTGCTTGCTCGGCCGGGAACAGCTTGAGCGCGTCAAAGCCCATTTCCAGCGCGGCGATGGCTTCTGACGGGGTCATCACGCCTGGCAGCAGCGGAATATCTGCAGCGCGGGCAGCGGCGGCCAGCGTTTCGGTCAGACCCGGGGTCACGGCGAATTTGGCGCCAGCGCTCTTGGCCTGGGCAAATTGCTCCGGACGAACAACGGTACCGACACCCACGATCGCGTCGGGCACTGCCTCGGCGATCAGGCGGATGGATTCGAGTGCGGCTTCGGTGCGCAGTGTCACCTCCAGCACCCGGATACCACCTGCGACCAGCGCTTTGGCCAGCGGCACAGCGTGTTCGGTCTTTTCGATAATCAGCACCGGCATCACCGGGCAGGAACGCATGATTTCACGAATTTGCATGATCCTGACTTTCTTATAAGTGTTGCTTGTTTAAGCACCTTAATGCGCAGCTGCCATTCCCGAAAAACCGGCACGACGGGATGAAGCCCGGCGGTTGCGCCCCCGACTACCCTGACCTGGTGACTTTTAGTGAGCCAGCCCCAGTGAGAGGGCACCCTCTTCCGCGCCGGTGGCAGCCTGACGGAAAGAAGCAAACAGTTCACGCCCCATACCATGCTGGTGGGCGGAGAGATCAGCCTCGGCACGCTCACGCGCGGCCCAGACTTGCGAATCAACCTTGGCCTGCAATACGCCGGCCTCTGCATCCAGACGAATGATGTCGCCATCACGCAGTTTGGAGAGCGGACCACCTGCCAGCGCTTCCGGCGTGATGTGGATGGCGGACGGCACCTTGCCCGACGCGCCAGACATACGGCCATCGGTCACCAATGCCACCTTGAACCCACGGTCTTGCAATACACCCAGCACCGGGGTCAGCTTGTGCAGTTCCGGCATGCCGATCGCGCGCGGGCCCTGGAAGCGCAGCACGATGATGACGTCTTTTTCCATTTCGCCGCGCTGGAACGCTTCCAGCACTTCATCCTGGTCATGAAACACCATGGCTGGCGCCTCAACCAGCCGATGTTCCGGCTTGACGGCAGAAATCTTGATCACCGAACGGCCCAGATTGCCATCGAGCAAACGCAGGCCACCATCCACGCTGAACGGTTTTTCAATACGGCGCAGTACGGTTTCATCGCCCGACTCGATCTCGGCATCGCGCCAGACCAGTTCACCATCAATCAGGAACGGCTCTTTGGCGTAACGGCTCAAACCAAAGCCCATAATGGTGTGGACGTCTTCGTGCAGGAAACCGCCCTTGATCAGTTCACGAGTCAGGAACGGCATGCCGCCTGCAGCGTGGAACTGGTTCACGTCCGACGTACCGTTGGGGTAGATCTTGGCAATCAGCGGCACCACGGCGGAGAGATCATCAAAATCACTCCAGTCGATGATGATGCCGGCGGCCCGGGCCGCAGCGGTCAGGTGCATGGTGTGGTTGGTCGAACCACCCGTGGCCAGCAGGCCGACGATACCGTTGACGATGACTTTCTCGTCAATCATGCGGCCGACCGGAATGTATTCATCACCCACGTTGGTAATTTGCGCAGCACGGCGGCCGGCGGCGGCGGTCAGCGCATCACGCAGC contains:
- the gapA gene encoding glyceraldehyde-3-phosphate dehydrogenase, whose amino-acid sequence is MTIKVGINGFGRIGRIAFRAAQERSDIEIVAINDLLDAEYMAYMLKYDSTHGRFNGTVEVKDGHLVVNGKTIRVTAEKDPANLKWNEVGVEVVAEATGLFLTDETARKHIQAGAKKVVMTGPSKDDTPMFVMGVNHKSYAGQEIVSNASCTTNCLAPLAKVINDNFGIVEALMTTVHATTATQKTVDGPSHKDWRGGRGASQNIIPSSTGAAKAVGKVIPELNGKITGMSFRVPTPNVSVVDLTARLAKPATYKEICAVMKAAAIGELKGVVGYTEDDVVSTDFNGETCTSVFDAKAGISLNDNFVKLVAWYDNETGYSHKVLDLIAHISAK
- a CDS encoding bifunctional 4-hydroxy-2-oxoglutarate aldolase/2-dehydro-3-deoxy-phosphogluconate aldolase, whose product is MQIREIMRSCPVMPVLIIEKTEHAVPLAKALVAGGIRVLEVTLRTEAALESIRLIAEAVPDAIVGVGTVVRPEQFAQAKSAGAKFAVTPGLTETLAAAARAADIPLLPGVMTPSEAIAALEMGFDALKLFPAEQAGSYGMLKALGSPLPQALFCPTGGVTPESAPKLLALPNVGCVGGSWLAPKDKVAAGDWDAITALAREAAAFRK
- the edd gene encoding phosphogluconate dehydratase, which produces MPAVSSVHPRLAEVTRRIVERSRESRERYLARLEAAASKEPLRKGLACTNLAHAWAASPEKDKIMLREMRRPNVAIVSSYNDMLSAHQPLETYPALIKKAALEAGATAQFAGGTPAMCDGVTQGQPGMELSLFSRDVIAMSTAVALSHNVFDAVTLLGVCDKIVPGLLIGVLQFGHLPAVFVPAGPMTSGIANSEKAKVRQLFAEGKCDRTALLSSEEQSYHGAGTCTFYGTANSNQMLMEIMGLHLPGAAFVHPNTPLRDALTAAAGRRAAQITNVGDEYIPVGRMIDEKVIVNGIVGLLATGGSTNHTMHLTAAARAAGIIIDWSDFDDLSAVVPLIAKIYPNGTSDVNQFHAAGGMPFLTRELIKGGFLHEDVHTIMGFGLSRYAKEPFLIDGELVWRDAEIESGDETVLRRIEKPFSVDGGLRLLDGNLGRSVIKISAVKPEHRLVEAPAMVFHDQDEVLEAFQRGEMEKDVIIVLRFQGPRAIGMPELHKLTPVLGVLQDRGFKVALVTDGRMSGASGKVPSAIHITPEALAGGPLSKLRDGDIIRLDAEAGVLQAKVDSQVWAARERAEADLSAHQHGMGRELFASFRQAATGAEEGALSLGLAH